A region of the Brienomyrus brachyistius isolate T26 chromosome 10, BBRACH_0.4, whole genome shotgun sequence genome:
tacagtactgtaatgtATTATAACGTAGACCTATTTGAATTAtgcacagttcagtaatttaattagtacagtactgtaatttgaaaagtgTTTGAAATCAGCTATACTGTATGCTCGATAAAATTCAGCAAATATCAACGCTGTCTGTTTTGTTACCTTAAACTCATGTAATTAATATACAAAGACATAAGTTTATAATGATCTTCCGCTTATACTGATCAATTTCACAGGATTATTATATGTGGTTTCCACTATAGCTGAAAGATATTTACCTAACTTATTCATATATTTTTGTCCTTTATCAACCATCCTGTATGACATTTATTCATATGCAGCGATCTTTCCCAACTCAGCCGTCCAAGCCATCTGTCCAAGCCACAACTCAATTGAAATGTTCTGGCGAAACCTTGAGAGAGCTGTGCATAAAGAAATACCCACAAACTTTAATGAACTGAATTAATGTTGTAAATGAGAGTGGACCAAAATATCTGCACAATGATGTGAGAGACTGATAAAGTCATGCAGAAAACAATCACTTCAAATTATTGGATGTACTTATTAACACACGCCTTCTCCATTTTGTCTTCATTTTTGTTAAATGACACAGTAGAATCTATTGCGAATTGTTTTACACCTgaggttaaatttaaataattttagaaCTTTTATTAGAACTAATAATTTTAGtagatagttttttttattatgtccTGATACATAAAATCATACTTTCTTTTTCACATGACTGACTTGCTAGTTCCTGTGTGCTCCGTCTCACCACCTGTTCACCTCTTTGAAACACAAAGTGTCCAtattgtatttaagtccacctTAGCTGAGTCCAAGTCAAGACCAAATCTTTAACCTTAGAACTGACAGAGGGTGTACTTTCTTTTTCACGTGACAGTATTTGCTGAGAGTGGGGAATGATGAGCAGGAGGCAAAGAACACTTACGGATATCAGTATGATGAGCAAACACATTGATGACTGGGCTGCTTCCTGGAAGGACGATGTTTGTATTACCCCTGCAGAAATTGACaatgcattattttaaaaataatattattgGTATGTAGGACAAAATatgaaatacataaacaaataaCTCAATCAccagaaaaataaatatatttcattttctATTACAAACCAACACCACAAACCAAACGGAGCTCCCTCCACCATGCAAGAAGTGTCACTCCAGCTGGTTCTCTTATGTGGTTCCCTGATGGTGGAATAAGCTGCCAAACCACATCTGGTATTCAAACCACTTTTCCACCTTCAAGAAGTCCTCAATACCCATCTGTTCCATAACCATTCCCTGAATGTTCTTatgttgcatttctgctccttGAATAGTCTTACTAGCTTCTTGCTTTGTTGGAAgttgttgtgtagctcctgctccaatgCTACTTACACTTGTGCCTGGACATTCTTTGaaggctcagcctagctgcctaGTTGACTCACTGATGGCCTGTATGCTGACAATGAGCGTTTCGCCTCATTTGaacatcactttggacaaaggtttctgctaaatatgtaaaatgtagATATTAGCACTGCAGCCTCATGTTGCAGTTGAATGTTGTAGGTTCCTGTTTCCTCctgcaaaaacatgcagttaagcTGGCTTGCTGTCTCTAAAATTGCTCATATGTATCTTCTACCTTGAGCCCTGGGATTCCTGGAAAACTATTTATGCACAGTACATATACTACATATCATATTCTTATGTTATAGAAGTGAATTGGGAAAGAATGCAATGCTAAAGCATAAGGCATATTATAGCTGATGCCTGAAGTGTACAGAACAAGTAAAATCAGTATCATATCAAGTAACAGACAACATTCAACTTTTAAAAAGGGGAATTTCTGAATCTCTTTTGTGAGAATATGTATGTTGTACATGTatttgagtaaaaaaacaaaacagggaaAAGCTTCATATTCCCACGGTCAATATGGGGCAATGTTTGGATATTTTACTTCATAATGAAGACTGATAAGACACTGAAAACAGGAATATGTTGGATGCTGAAGGGCCTGAAATTAGCACAAGGCCACCAGGAACAGTTTGAGTTAATTTTACCTTTTAGTCAAGCATTTTGCTTGGTGACAACCCACCGATACAGTAATCACTGCATCAATAAGCATAAGAAAGTATTATATTTCTTACTTGTGTTAAAAGTTAAAAGCATGGAAACAAAATGCAGCCCctgatggatttttttaaaacattacaCACAATGGctggtttgtgagaaatttaattTCAGGATTTGATGCAGCAATGACATCCCATAATTCTACATCTGTTTTAGCACATGTATTACTTTTCTATGAATTTATGATGCGAATTAAGCATTAGAATTACCATACTGATGTAAAACAATTGTGGATCCATAgacattttttttatgaaacatTGTTGGTTATTTTTCAATCTGTTTAGatgattaaaaataatgttactattattatttttagttgCCACTTATTATCTGAACACGATAAGATGGAGTTGCTGGACTGCATGTAAAAAGCAATAACAGCCTCACCTGTCTAAGATCTTGGACTCGGCTGTGGACAGTTGGGCTTGGTACATCCCCAAGCTGTGGTAGACCAGAGCACTGCAGGGCAGAGAGGAGGGTCGGCGGCAGAACCAGACCTCCCCACTGCGAGGGTCACGGTATTCACAGCAGCAGCGGCTTCCATCCCCCACCAGCCGTGGGCTCTTCATGCCATTGCACACAACATTCTCCTTTATATTCCCATCCTCAAAGTATCCAGTGAAGGAGATCTTGTCCGGATCCCGCTCTCTGTGCCGGCTCAATACCTgaacagcttcactggagtgaaTCAGCCGGATTGAAACGTGGGCAGAGCCGGGCCAAAGCAGTGCGAAGCTGACTGAGTAGGTCCCATTGCCATGGTCCACCACAAGACCAAATGTACTAGCTTTGAGCTCTGTGTTGTATAACTTGGCTTGGAAGAAGTCCCCTCCATATGCTTTACGGACTCCTCTTCCATTTCTTGCAACCACTGATACATTTACATAGTCCCCAACAGTGTAGTTATTCTTCCAATTAAGCACAGTCAAGGTGCATTTGCGTGGGTCTGTGGCTTCAGTAGGGGTGGGGTTTTCTATGGTGGGTGAAGGCCACTTGAGCATCTCTAACAGGGATTCCCATTCTTCAGCGCTGATTCTAGGAGTGTCGGCCAAAGAATGAGTTGCATGAGGCAGCCGTGTGGGTTTTTGGAAGTTCTTAGTATACTGTGCCTGAGAATGATTGTGGGACATTGGCTTTGGCATTGTCCACTTCTTAAGGGTTCCGTTCCTCATTTGAAGGTACAGGTATATCTAGATAAACACATTAGTAGGAATGAATGCAGATGTCACTCTCACTTTTTgagtgtacagaaaaaaaaggcCTCACGGGTTAAAGTCAatcataattaattaaattaatacaGATAATAATCACttaaaatatgaatataaattcTATCTGTTATGTCCCCTGTGTGTGCCTGGTTCTGCAGATGTCATTTTATTGGTTGATGGTTGCCTTTGATATCATGGTGGACATTTCCATGGCCCATGACACAACCCAGAAGTGCCTTATGAACTCAGTTGCTTTATAGAAAGCATCATAAAATCAGAATTCATAAAAACAATAAAGTCATGCCCTACTATCAGAATTCCAACCATTTGAACCCTCAGCAGACTCTTCGACCTCTTTGTTGACAAACTCTCAGCAGCAATACCACTTGCAATTCAAACTTGGTAATCCAGCTGAAGCTAAGTAGGTTTGGATCTTGTCAGTATTTTGATGGGACACCAATGAGGAAAGCTGGGCTGCTGCTGTTGGAATGGCCCATTAGATTAGCCCGTGCCCTGCTTATCCTGTGGTTCCTGTGTTCCAATGCCCCAGTGTACTGATGGGGGAAAAGTGAAAATGGTGCAGTCCGTGGGTAACATGTAAAATGGAGATTATCTGACTatctgaggtcataaaagatccctgggTATATTATAAAGAGTATGGGTGGTACTCTAATGTCCTGGctaaattgcccactgtggccctatcaaatctggcctcctaatcatcccctatatcttACTGgtaaattctctcctgcccctttaccaccttagctactgtgtggggAGCGCATTGGCACAGAATGGCTGCTGTTGCATCATCCAGGGGCGGCTAGACAATGGTGGTTGAAGCAGCTCTCCATTGATTCTGTGaagtgctttgggtgtctttAAAAGTGCTatttaaattaaacatttatttataaatatgccAGTATTTCAATTCCACACCACCCAATGTTTGGGACCAAAAATGTACCAGTTATGCTGCCActttcaaactgaaaaaaaatatgaaaccaTATCCCATATTTCTTCAGAATGGGACacagatttttgtttttattaataagggATGAACCTTGTAATTACTGGATGGGTGGCAACTCTAGTTGTTTCCCATATATAtgagacagggacagagacagaaatGTAATATGGACACTTAATGTCCACTGAAAATACTAGCGCCATCTGAAAAGGCAGCACAAGACATTCGTATAGCAAGGGGTAAGAAAGGGAATCTGTATTACTAGTTATCTCTATGACATCAGTATCAATTCATGAAAGGACTGGGGCACAATTCAGCCCTGGTAAATAATGAGCTAACCAGTCAGACGTGTTTTAGTCACATCCTATAAGGTGTGACGATGAATCACCCCTTACTACTGGCAGCAACAATGGCAGCTATCTTGAGAACTGTGCAAATGAAACCTTGAACAATGAACGTGTAAGACATGTATTTCCTCGTGCCTCTTATCAAAGaagcctttggcttactcactggggggtctttacgtggcagaaatgtaaagcgcattgagacaatgtaacgttgtgataatgcgctatataaataaaattgcattgcattgcattgcatcaAAGATAAACAATTTACTACTTTTATTATGGCCTTGCCACATTGTACATTTTTACCACATGCTATTGTTTTACCACTTTTAGCTGAGAAGAactaaatgtatatattttagaATTGATAAAGCAGGGTAAGGGGAAAAGCTCAGCGCTGTAGAAGAAGAGTACCTTGCAATCTCCAACAAGGTACTCTGTTGGCTGGGACAGCCCGGCATTCGGGAAGACCCTGAAGCCAGCTATGCGCTCAATCGATGCTGGGACATCCTTGCGGGGATGTCCCTACCCGGCGAAGCGAAAAAGTGAGAGGAAGTATTGGAGAACCTCCTGCGGCTGCGGGAGAGAACACGGGTATGGCTGGCGAAGCCGGCGGCTGTCGAGGACGGGCTGTACGACCAGCCGTCCGCTGAGGCATCCCAGAGCCTGGATAAAGGGAAGCGGAGAAAGAAGAAACGGAGCCTTCGCCAGCGGAAGGAATGGCGCTACCCAGCTCTCCGCTATCACCCCTGCCGGGATTCGGGGGGAGCCCCTCCTGATCCTGGACCCGGCAGTGTTCTCGCCCGCTGAGGTCGCCACCACCACTCCACACAAGCAGGCGCCTGACATTTGTATACCAGCCGCTGGGCAGCCACGCTGGCTCTCCCCTTCATTAGGACGTGCCTGACTTTTAAAGGGCCAAGGGCAGCCGAGGATGCCATTCCCCGGGTCCCCAAGATTCCTGCTCCGGTCCCGTCCAAGGTTCCTGTTCCGCCGCCACCGCCCAAGGTTCCTGTTCTGGGGTCTGCAGTCTCTGCAGCGCAACTTACTGAGCTTCCTATACTTCCTGCTGCTCAGCTCCCCAAGCTCCAGGAACTTTCTGAGCTCCTTGCGCAGTTCCCCGCTGAGATTCTCACTCACCTCCCCTCTGAGGAACCTGTTCTTGCCTCGCCTGTCCTTGATTCACCTGTTCTCCCGGTTTCTGGCCTGCCTGTTCCAGTAATGTCCATGCCTGTTCTGCTGAATGCCGATGTACCAGCCCCGGTGGTTCCAGTCCCAGTGGCGGATGCACCACCCAGCGAGGCTGTGGTTTCTACTGAGGTCCCGGCTGTGCCTCCTGCTTCGACGGAGGCCCCGGCGCCACCTGGGTATATGATTTGACCCGTTTTAAAGACGAGAAGCTCCTCTCTACAGCTTCTGATGCCGCGCCAATTGTTGCCACTAACGACAACAACTTGTATAGCTGAGGCATTGCACTATCCAACTCCCTGTCTTTAAAAATCTCTTTCTTTTAGCATGAAAACTATAGCAGGCCCCCAGCATCTAAAGAGTAGCAGTATGGctgccagggacggattatgggttgtatgggcccctgggcaaaacgttcgcgagggcccccgcccccccaccaccaccaccaccaccacaaccaccacaattcaagggcccttggcagccaaacgccctccctatagggtcaggggcccttgtaggctgaggatcaaagaatgtaggccctctaaaatagacaaacgaaaatacattgttgataagcgttgcaaattgttttgctctaggggccccatgggccccctgcatcccaagggcccctgggcagcggccctgctggccccgtccgtaatccgtccctgatggcTGCCCTGACATTCAGCTGGCTAATCCTCTTAACCATTTTTACAACTGCTTTGATACTTCTAATTTTAGCAATGAAATCCAGGAATTCAGTAATAAGCTGGCAGATAATCGGCATTTTAACTTAAAATAAGAGCATGTGCATGTGTTGCTTCTGCCCTTTCCCTGGCTTGTTCTCAatctctcctgcttcaccttattcttctgtAGGGAAGACCAGGGATGACAGTAATGTTTTCTACACTTTTGCCTGTACCTCAGACCTCTTTTATCACATTCAAAATTTGTTACAAACTACCTGCATGTGCCTTCTGTTAATTGGcagtgttttatttctgtaGTACAAACACAATGAAGTGCAACCCTGACTTAAATGTAACattataaatgattttttttttaattcaagttATTCAAagattttaataattttttctTGTTCAGCAAAATTTGTGGGTAtgcatgcatatgtgtgcaaTATGTCAGTCAGAACCAAAATGAAAGATCACAGTAAAACTAAACCAAATGTGCACCAGTTTTAATAACTGAATAatagtgtgtctgcatgtgtgtttgaTGCTATTCACCATCAGAATCACCGTGGTGACAGGTGTATTGAATTCCTCCTGGTGTTCAGGCTTGATGGGCCCATCTTGGACAGTCTATAACAGGGGTGGGGCCCCTGATCCATGAAAAGCCggtgtgggtgcaggtttttgggatgatctCTCAATTGGCCAATAAcaaaacagtggttctcaactctGGCCCTGAGCagccactgttattggctgagagttcatcccaaaaacccacatctACAACAACTCTCCATGGATcatgttccctacccctggtcTATGCATTTCACCCAATTTTCGCACGCACTGCAGAAGTTGGGCTTAAAAAGTTGTCTGGTGGGCAGTTAGAGAAATACCATTACAACCATCCCAGACTGTGGTAAGCATGAACATATTTACCTTGCAGCTAAGAGCAACAATATTAGCTCACAACTCATATcttgtataaaatatatttacgaAGGCACATAATAAAGATAAAATAATAAAGATTATTTTAGTTTGAATAATGCAAGTTTGCAATGCTattataaaaataatgtaaaaaaatactttatctcaaatttctttttttgctTAGAAATCTGAGTGTTTGTTACAGAGTGCTCCTTCTTCACATGTGACATAAAGAGATGTGCTTTGTACCTCGTTCCTGTTTTGAGAAATAGCCTTTGTTACAACTAACCCATGTTACAATCATCCCTGGTCTCGTCTATTGCTGTGTTCGAAATTTTGAACCAGGAAGCAACCTGCCGCTCAGCGCAGGCAGCAGAACCaccattaaaccaggatttaaactgCAGATGTTTATAAATATCGAATGATCTCTTCATTTTTTTCACGGCTGTATAATTAAGaatatcagacaaaacaatTAACCTCTTTGAAACTTTCACAGATTCTGAGTTCCAGTGCTTATGACCCGAAATATTATAAGGTACTAAGAATACAAGATAAGAGACCCGATACAGCAACCAGTGTATAccataatgcattacagactGGGCCCTTTGCCCGTGAATGTAAAAGTATTTTGCCTAGATATGCTAGACATGTCTTAGCATCCTCAAaccattttttttacatgtactATTGTTCCGTATTGACGCAGCGCATTCCATACTCACACCCGGCGCGGACAGCATAATACCTACTGAGCGATAGAGACTAGGTTTTACTACGAGTGTTACATAATTTTAATAAAACTTTCTgatatttctttattttccaTAACGTTTCCAGGTCTGGAAAAACATTTCACAATTCTTCCCGGATGTTCATGACGGAACGAAGAAGTTTaaacatcttttttttccctattcagttgcattcagttttatttgcacagcgtattttcacaacattactttGTCTCGAAGCGCTTTACGTTGTAGTACCGTGTAGTTATATATGGAACACGGGACCATGTTGAGCCAGTTAATCTTGACAAACAGGCTAATTACGAAGAATTCACCACAAACCGGTAAAATTTGattcagaaaataaaacctgcgTTATTCTTTAAACATATGGTTGGAGTTTTTCAGAAGTAGACAAGTGGACATGCTTTACGCCTCCCCGTTTAAGATGTGTTCCTCAGGCTGTTtacttatatttttaaatatttcctttGAATTACATGTTAATTACACTGCGATGTTGTTTAGAATGCCATACCAATTCCACAAATCAAAAGTGTGCCGAAACCAACTACAATGAAAAGGAAATCAAATTTACAATTCAAAGAGTGGTTATAAAAATAAAtcctttaaaaattaaatatgttCGCTGTTCGAtataaagaaatttaataagtgAGCTGATTAGAAATGATTCTGGCTTTGACAGGCAAGCATCAGGTGTGAAAGTTATTaagttttaaaataattatttgaatTTAATCCTTTTGTAGTAGTTTACAAGTACGCAATTAATATTCCCTGAACTCATTCAATTAGAATTTTCGGAATTAATCAAAGAAGAATACTTACAGTCAGAGGGATAATCAAGACAGCCAAAAGAATGCTCCTGTTATAACAATGCATACCGCGATAATTCATATTTTCTGAACTTTTAGGTTCGTTAAAATTTAGCTGCACATGGAACAAACCTACAGCACATCAAGACGGCACAACAGGCTCAATATAATAGAATCCTGTCGTCCAATGTAACTGCACTGTGTAAACAGACTACGTCATTCAGGTAAACAATTTTAATTCATTCACTGCCCTggggtgcatttcccaaaagcatagttACTAACTGGACTCAAATGTGACCCattaccacgaaatgagtcttattggTGAAATTTACAAAATTTGTAAatttcacccataagactcatttcgtggtgatgggtcacaaatgtcttttttttattatttctttttgtAACCAGGGATGGTCCTAGACTGTTTGGCGCCCTGGGTGAGCACCCCCTCTGGCACCAtatcccccctcccacacagacagacacataaaaCATATTAAGGATTGTACATTAACACATTTCGTTGTAAAAACTGATGTCGGAACCATACTGAATTTAACCAGTGTTttaagattatgtgagggggaTATAAGGCTCTCGAAGGAATAAACAGATATAATAATCCCGTATCACAGGTGATATCCAATAATTATAGTTAAATATGTGTAACAGTGGACATTTTGTTATTTCCACTTGCACTCTTGTGTGAACCTAAGCTTTTCGCATACACTGACCTCTAGTGGTATCAGGTACAACTGCTTGGCTCTCTGTTTTGGAGATTAAGCCAGCACATTGCTGATGTATCTCGAGCTGTGCTGACCCACGGAATCCCAACTTTCTGCTGTTTGTGCCAGGTACATGTGGTGTCCCCTGGGAGGGGAAGGGGGAATTATAATTTATGGGTTGtttatggtttgttttttttattctcttttttgtttttcttttcctttcagcAGTGCCACGAAAGCTTGGGGAGGTTGCGCCGTCCCTCATTGGTAATTGAGGGGCGGGACTTGTTAGATTGGTTGGCGGAGGCGTGGACTTGATCGGGTTTTAAAGATGGCTACATCAGAGTGGACGGGAGCGCGGTCCGGGGACGGAAGGTAATCGCGGCGGTTGTTTTAAGGAGGCGTCGGTGGGGCGATGCGGGCTTTCCCAAGCGGACCGCGGACGTGAGTGAGCTGAGGTACCAGGCTACAAGTCACGGGTCCGCGGTATCGATAGAGGGATAGCGAGCGCGCAGCCATAGCGTCTGGGGAGGTAAGAGCAGTGGGAAGGCGACGCAGATGACGGTGGGGGGAGTGGCCTGGGATACCGTGCTTAGAACCCGGAAGTAAGGGAAGGTTCCTAACCGGTGGGGTGTAGGACGTATCCGTTCGGGTTATAGCCGGGACGGTGTGGTTCCGGGGTTGTTTTGGGCTTTGTTTCCCCCACAGGTCTAAGCTCGCCGCCGTGGGTCGGCTGGCTTGGGAGGCACCGGGTTGGTGCATATCGCAGCCAACGGATTGAGGCGGTGAGCGGCGTACGAGCTACCAGGCTAAGAGAAGGACAGTGGGAAGAGTTTCGGTTATCTCCCACGGGACCGAGAGAGCTCCAGGAGGAGGTGGACGCGGCCGGAGGGTAGCGGCATTGCTGAAAAGGGATAGttaagttttgttttgttttttttattttttattt
Encoded here:
- the LOC125750350 gene encoding NXPE family member 3-like isoform X10 — encoded protein: MNYRGMHCYNRSILLAVLIIPLTIYLYLQMRNGTLKKWTMPKPMSHNHSQAQYTKNFQKPTRLPHATHSLADTPRISAEEWESLLEMLKWPSPTIENPTPTEATDPRKCTLTVLNWKNNYTVGDYVNVSVVARNGRGVRKAYGGDFFQAKLYNTELKASTFGLVVDHGNGTYSVSFALLWPGSAHVSIRLIHSSEAVQVLSRHRERDPDKISFTGYFEDGNIKENVVCNGMKSPRLVGDGSRCCCEYRDPRSGEVWFCRRPSSLPCSALVYHSLGMYQAQLSTAESKILDRGNTNIVLPGSSPVINVFAHHTDIRETKKCVPGLNTPVPSGFFFKDHWTSLVCRSRTFSSSDVIRCLTGKQIHMRGDSTLRQWFEYLEKAVPSLKLLDLHAPGRSGPLMMVDTESGILITCRAHGLPLRTNKTPMADIHYIANEIDNLAGGEHMVIALDAWAHFSTYPLAYYMRRLAIIRRSVVSLLQRAPRTLVIIKSANTGFKDVYTSDWLSWQLDCTLRAMFQGLPVVLIDTWQMTSCHYSPEDIHPTSIVIENEVNLFLSFICPQ
- the LOC125750350 gene encoding NXPE family member 3-like isoform X14, giving the protein MRNGTLKKWTMPKPMSHNHSQAQYTKNFQKPTRLPHATHSLADTPRISAEEWESLLEMLKWPSPTIENPTPTEATDPRKCTLTVLNWKNNYTVGDYVNVSVVARNGRGVRKAYGGDFFQAKLYNTELKASTFGLVVDHGNGTYSVSFALLWPGSAHVSIRLIHSSEAVQVLSRHRERDPDKISFTGYFEDGNIKENVVCNGMKSPRLVGDGSRCCCEYRDPRSGEVWFCRRPSSLPCSALVYHSLGMYQAQLSTAESKILDRGNTNIVLPGSSPVINVFAHHTDIRETKKCVPGLNTPVPSGFFFKDHWTSLVCRSRTFSSSDVIRCLTGKQIHMRGDSTLRQWFEYLEKAVPSLKLLDLHAPGRSGPLMMVDTESGILITCRAHGLPLRTNKTPMADIHYIANEIDNLAGGEHMVIALDAWAHFSTYPLAYYMRRLAIIRRSVVSLLQRAPRTLVIIKSANTGFKDVYTSDWLSWQLDCTLRAMFQGLPVVLIDTWQMTSCHYSPEDIHPTSIVIENEVNLFLSFICPQ